The Ruminococcus bovis genome includes a region encoding these proteins:
- a CDS encoding cyclic lactone autoinducer peptide gives MKEKISEVLKKMSLHAVKVSCNTASFNFSGQPKEPESLKKYISNRNK, from the coding sequence ATGAAAGAAAAGATTAGTGAAGTACTTAAGAAAATGTCTTTACATGCAGTAAAGGTTTCTTGCAATACTGCATCATTCAATTTCTCAGGTCAACCAAAAGAACCTGAATCACTAAAGAAATATATTTCAAATAGAAATAAGTAA